One Rissa tridactyla isolate bRisTri1 chromosome 4, bRisTri1.patW.cur.20221130, whole genome shotgun sequence DNA window includes the following coding sequences:
- the LOC128909326 gene encoding hypoxanthine-guanine phosphoribosyltransferase-like, whose translation MAHGLQIRDEESGYNKNLFCIPKHYEEDLETVFIPHGLILDRTERLARDIMQDIGSHHIVALCVLKGGYKFFADLLDHIKALNQNGDKSVPITVDFVRIKSYCNGSPTEKISIVGEELSTLNGKNVLVVEDVIETGRTMKALLSKLKDNDPKMVKVVSLLVKRTHRSPGYRPDYIGFEVPDKFVVGYALDYNEYFRDLNHICILKEKAKEKYRI comes from the exons ATGGCTCATGGACTGCAG ATAAGAGATGAAGAAAGTGGCTACAACAAAAATCTATTTTGCATTCCTAAGCATTATGAAGAAGATTTAGAAACAGTCTTCATTCCTCATGGACTCATCCTGGACAG gacAGAACGTTTGGCTAGAGATATCATGCAAGATATAGGAAGCCACCACATTGTTGCACTTTGTGTGCTTAAAGGAGGCTATAAATTCTTTGCTGATTTGCTGGACCATATAAAAGCACTAAACCAAAATGGTGATAAATCTGTGCCTATTACTGTGGATTTTGTTAGAATAAAAAGCTACTGC aATGGTTCACCTACAGAAAAAATCAGTATTGTTGGCGAGGAACTGTCTACACTAAATGGGAAG AATGTGTTAGTTGTAGAG GACGTTATTGAGACTGGTAGAACAATGAAAGCGCTACTTTCGAAACTAAAAGACAACGATCCAAAGATGGTAAAAGTTGTGAG TCTGCTCGTTAAAAGGACACATCGAAGTCCAGGTTACAGACCAGACT ATATAGGCTTTGAAGTTCCAGATAAATTTGTGGTTGGATATGCTCTTGATTATAATGAATACTTCAGAGATTTAAAT caCATCTGCATTCTGAAAGAGAAAGCCAAAGAGAAATATAGGATCTGA
- the NUDT7 gene encoding peroxisomal coenzyme A diphosphatase NUDT7, which yields MAAAEQEDELERKSVKEKLRPRLRAFDVGDKFSRLPLAKASVLLPLLVREGRLHLLLTVRAMQLRRSPGEVCFPGGKSEPTDKDEIDTALREAKEEVGLQPEKVEVICRLVPGIDKMNHLVTPVVGFIEDTFQATPNPDEVSDVFLVPLEYFIKPLNYKRLPYKTSSGYLSWMHCFIYDDQERKTSFKIWGLTAHFAVFLALIVFGKRPTFEVGYDLDNLISSAENNFMNLYASLYERKKSNL from the exons ATGGCGGCTGCGGAGCAGGAGGACGAGCTGGAAAG AAAGAGCGTGAAAGAGAAATTGCGGCCGCGCTTGAGGGCGTTCGATGTTGGAGACAAGTTCTCCCGCCTGCCGCTGGCCAAAGCTTCCGTCCTGTTGCCACTGCTGGTGCGGGAGGGCAGGCTGCACCTGCTGCTCACCGTCCGGGCCATGCAG CTGAGAAGATCACCCGGGGAAGTGTGTTTTCCAGGAGGTAAAAGTGAACCAACTGATAAAGATGAAATTGATACTGCTCTCCGAGAAGCTAaagaagaagtggggctccaGCCAGAGAAAGTGGAGGTCATCTGTAGGCTTGTGCCTGGAATTGATAAA atgaATCACTTGGTTACGCCAGTTGTAGGATTTATAGAGGATACATTCCAGGCCACTCCTAATCCAGATGAAGTGAGCGATGTTTTTCTCGTGCCATTGGAATACTTTATCAAGCCCTTAAATTATAAGAGGTTGCCTTATAAAACCTCATCTGGTTACTTAAGTTGGATGCACTGCTTTATATATGATGACCAGGAACGTAAAACGTCATTCAAGATATGGGGACTAACTGCACACTTTGCTGTATTTCTTGCTCTTATAGTTTTTGGAAAGAGACCTACATTTGAAGTTGGTTATGATCTTGACAACTTAATTTCATCTGCTGAGAATAACTTCATGAACTTATATGCATCCTtatatgaaagaaagaagagtaaTTTATGA